The following coding sequences are from one Dermacentor silvarum isolate Dsil-2018 chromosome 4, BIME_Dsil_1.4, whole genome shotgun sequence window:
- the LOC119448725 gene encoding uncharacterized protein LOC119448725 — translation MDARYANEVRDNLANPPTANLYEHLKTALIRRLSLSEEQKIRQLQSAELAERKPSALLRHMRALAGNMQAQDSFLRALWLQRLPPHVQAILQAQISVPLNELGEIADRFIEASLPQLSPTNQSVAAPLNTTELARRIDDIDRQLTSIQRHLGERLPMQQRCHLQSRDLNTSSFRQPDNYGPCYYQRRFGDRARQCHPPCSVDTRKTPTAACRDGRKLPTRRPSHLRHRPNHEAAVPCRQRFRHLLLPAIHLQDPRPPTSFELSAANRSTIKTYGSLRLHIQLRNLRHDLHWNFVTGDVAEPIIGSDFLAHYKLLPDCRNDLLIDATAGHSTPGQRTTAQQPSIKVLSVYNHSAYHAIVAEFPGLTRPSGQPRKVQTTSGHPVFCRARRFAPDRMHIAKAEFEAMLREGIARRSDSPWASPLSLVPKKTEGWRPCGDYRALNARTIPDRYPVHHIQDFAHGIHGCHVFSVLDLVKAYTQIPVNPDDVPKTAIITHFALLEFPFMSFGLRNAGQTFPHFIDEVVRGLDVCFVYLDDILVFSRDAEEHHRHLRMLLQRLDDHGLLVNVQKSTLGASVVRFLGHEVSI, via the coding sequence ATGGACGCACGTTATGCCAACGAGGTCCGGGATAACCTTGCCAACCCACCAACGGCCAACCTCTATGAACACCTGAAGACTGCACTTATCCGCCGCCTTTCGCTCTCGGAAGAACAGAAGATACGACAACTTCAGTCCGCAGAGCTTGCTGAGCGCAAACCTTCAGCGCTCCTGCGCCACATGCGTGCGCTCGCGGGCAACATGCAAGCCCAGGATTCTTTCCTGCGAGCGCTTTGGCTCCAACGACTCCCGCCGCACGTCCAGGCAATTCTGCAAGCTCAGATTAGTGTACCTCTCAACGAACTTGGGGAGATTGCTGATCGCTTCATCGAGGCCTCCTTGCCGCAGTTGTCGCCCACCAACCAGTCTGTCGCCGCACCGCTGAACACGACAGAGCTTGCGCGCCGTATCGACGACATCGATCGACAGCTCACCTCCATTCAACGACACCTGGGTGAACGTCTTCCGATGCAACAGCGCTGCCACTTACAAAGCCGCGACCTTAACACCAGTTCGTTCCGGCAACCTGATAACTACGGCCCGTGTTACTACCAGCGACGCTTCGGGGACAGAGCCCGGCAATGTCATCCACCCTGTTCCGTGGACACGCGGAAAACTCCAACGGCAGCTTGTAGAGACGGCCGCAAGCTGCCAACCCGGAGGCCGTCGCATCTTCGTCACCGACCAAATCACGAAGCAGCGGTTCCTTGTCGACAGCGGTTCCGACATTTGCTGCTACCCGCGATCCATCTTCAAGATCCTCGTCCGCCTACGTCTTTCGAGCTCAGTGCGGCAAACCGCTCCACAATCAAGACGTACGGCTCCCTCCGCCTGCACATCCAGCTCAGAAATTTACGCCATGACCTTCACTGGAACTTCGTCACCGGCGACGTCGCCGAGCCAATCATCGGCTCAGACTTTCTGGCCCACTACAAACTCCTTCCGGACTGCCGCAACGACCTCCTCATCGACGCGACAGCGGGACACTCCACACCAGGCCAGCGAACGACCGCTCAACAGCCAAGCATCAAGGTACTCAGTGTTTACAATCATTCGGCGTACCACGCCATCGTCGCCGAATTTCCAGGATTGACGCGCCCCAGCGGACAGCCACGCAAAGTGCAGACCACTTCAGGCCACCCGGTTTTCTGCCGCGCCCGTCGCTTTGCCCCGGACCGCATGCACATAGCCAAAGCAGAGTTCGAGGCCATGCTCCGCGAAGGAATCGCCCGCCGCTCTGACAGTCCATGGGCCTCGCCACTCAGCCTTGTGCCGAAGAAGACCGAAGGCTGGCGGCCCTGTGGGGACTACCGTGCCCTCAACGCGCGCACCATCCCGGACAGGTACCCCGTCCACCACATACAGGACTTCGCCCATGGCATTCATGGCTGCCACGTGTTCTCCGTGCTAGACTTGGTGAAGGCCTATACACAGATACCCGTCAATCCGGATGACGTCCCGAAAACGGCAATCATCACTCACTTTGCCTTGTTGGAGTTTCCCTTCATGAGCTTCGGCCTGAGGAACGCAGGACAAACATTTCCGCACTTCATCGACGAAGTAGTCCGCGGCCTCGACGTCTGCTTCGTTTACCTGGACGACATACTGGTATTTTCCCGCGACGCCGAAGAGCACCACAGGCACCTTCGTATGCTGTTACAACGTCTCGATGACCACGGCCTACTCGTCAATGTCCAAAAAAGCACGCTAGGCGCTTCCGTCGTCCGCTTCCTCGGCCACGAAGTTTCCATCTGA